In a single window of the Drosophila miranda strain MSH22 chromosome XL, D.miranda_PacBio2.1, whole genome shotgun sequence genome:
- the LOC108164891 gene encoding dual specificity mitogen-activated protein kinase kinase hemipterous isoform X2, which yields MSTIEFETIGSRLQSLEAALQAQNESHEQIVLSRPRGGSSGVSGGSSSLARVQPAPAAPGSLAATSTTVGSAISIASRPAPPVPQPAQAPTAGVYGGTFIPPTTRSPRPTPNLPLSEAGTNRRRMILSLPTQPHPSETETDKKLKIIMAQTGKLNINGRQYPTDIHDLRHLGDLGNGTSGNVVKMLHVSSDTIIAVKQMRRTGNAEENKRILMDLDVVLKSHDCKYIVKCLGCFVRDPDVWICMELMSMCFDKLLKLSKKPVPECILGKVTVATVNALSYLKDKHGVIHRDVKPSNILIDERGNIKLCDFGISGRLVDSKANTRSAGCAAYMAPERIDPKKPKYDIRADVWSLGITLVELATARSPYEGCNTDFEVLTKVLDSEPPCLPSGEGFNFSHEFHDFVIKCLTKNHQDRPKYPELLVQPFIRTYETTKVDVPNWFQMVMETAGKRLRVNGDPTLKRPTTTTTTTTTTGAATTVGNGAAGEPGSGAPTAASVMGPGSGAAPTKYGRAAISYQAPSTMNPQKTIKPTQIPSYQQPQAHQHQQQQQQSQYFIQSATQLPQTTTTKTTTTAGTATNCFGHSGGSRSGSSSASPLSPASGLSASPLSPPSGGISASPLSPPGGISDISKLYRKSPFMQRKLSNGNPHHYQQQHYKYSDESPKKESMFSSIGQSILRNLTTSPFSQKKHNSTSSSSASTTPTVTKSTGITTLPHNNQTATTTDKTASAAPTSTPTTTTATATAPSTPQWRLPADSPLAYDSCDSSSNVNANANTLTLGLSSPSPSLQRRLFPTEIQTQAATTGSSVTLQLNSQLQQQQQQQPQRLQPGNQSPIVLQRFYHQQNQLREKEAAERYQQQRQQPVGGTSTNPFHSNYVPPPPSTHSTSSQSSTQSTCSQIAAPLASLSPPGATAAAAAAGHFGVGSAEQLQYQPLPLTTAEVATSPRSPEQPQPQPLHHQQQHPQMEYGGGGGGGCGGGGGVGGSMVASKLSKLYARRQLLGQSSSSRASSNSLDAKEQHDAATSPVASAGEPQLQPQPHLLPMESMSSPVQLQSQSQLQLQSQPQMQSQVQPPAYRSVVNNGGGGKAYYYRTLSAASSSSNTSQSTSPTTEPLASSAGFLRRYASSGAGSGGGGSISTPPSPHILAGLDRRHRSPDPPPRYNRGQSPLLLRKNLLELSGQPPGSPLLHRRYVSASPPLPPPRRGSESVPGSPQHFRTRIHYTPEPQRRIYRTIDQ from the exons ATGTCCACCATCGAATTCGAAACGATTGGCAGCCGACTGCAGTCGCTGGAGGCTGCGCTGCAGGCGCAGAACGAATCCCATGAACAAATCGTCTTATCGAGGCCGcgcggcggcagcagcggcgtcAGCGGAGGCTCCTCATCGCTGGCGCGTGTCCAACCAGCACCGGCAGCCCCCGGCAGCCTCGCCGCCACCTCCACCACAGTTGGATCGGCCATCAGCATAGCCTCTAGACCCGCGCCACCAGTTCCTCAGCCAGCGCAGGCCCCCACAGCGGGCGTCTATGGCGGCACCTTTATCCCGCCCACCACCAGGAGTCCGCGTCCCACTCCAAACCTGCCACTGT CCGAGGCTGGCACGAATCGGCGCCGTATGATCCTGTCGCTGCCCACACAGCCGCACCCCTCAGAAACGGAGACGGACAAGAAGCTGAAGATCATCATGGCCCAGACGGGCAAGCTGAACATAAACGGGCGCCAGTACCCGACGGACATCCACGATCTGCGGCACCTGGGCGACCTGGGGAACGGAACCAGTGGCAATGTGGTGAAGATGCTGCACGTGTCCAGCGATACGATCATTGCCGTGAAGCAAATGCGGCGCACGGGCAATGCGGAGGAGAACAAGCGCATCCTGAtggatctggatgtggtgctCAAGTCCCACGACTGCAAATACATTGTCAAGTGCCTCGGCTGCTTTGTGCGCGACCCGGACGTGTGGATCTGCATGGAGCTGATGTCCATGTGCTTCGACAAGCTGCTCAAACTCTCCAAGAAGCCGGTGCCCGAGTGCATTCTCGGCAAGGTCACAGTGGCG ACGGTCAACGCCCTGTCGTATCTGAAGGACAAGCACGGGGTCATCCATCGGGACGTGAAGCCCTCGAACATACTGATCGACGAGCGCGGCAACATCAAGCTCTGCGACTTTGGGATCAGCGGTCGTTTGGTGGACTCCAAGGCCAACACGCGCTCGGCTGGCTGTGCGGCGTACATGGCG CCGGAACGAATCGATCCAAAGAAACCAAAGTATGACATACGCGCCGATGTCTGGTCGCTGGGCATCACCCTCGTGGAGCTGGCCACTGCGCGATCCCCCTACGAAGGCTGCAACACGGACTTTGAGGTGCTCACCAAAGTGCTGGACTCGGAGCCGCCCTGCCTGCCCAGCGGCGAGGGCTTCAATTTTAGTCACGAGTTTCACGATTTTGTCATCAAGTG CCTCACAAAGAACCATCAGGATCGACCCAAGTACCCGGAGCTCCTGGTTCAACCGTTCATAAGGACCTATGAGACAACCAAAGTAGATGTTCCAAACTGGTTTCAGATGGTCATGGAGACGGCCGGCAAGCGGCTGCGCGTCAATGGCGATCCCACGCTGAAGAG accaacaacaacaaccacaacaacaacaacaacaggagCGGCAACAACAGTTGGAAATGGTGCAGCCGGAGAACCAGGATCAGgagctccaacagcagcatcagTGATGGGACCAGGATCAGGAGCAGCCCCAACAAAATACGGCAGAGCGGCAATATCCTACCAAGCTCCGAGCACCATGAATCCACAGAAGACAATAAAACCGACGCAGATACCAAGCTACCAGCAACCACAGgcgcatcagcatcagcaacagcaacagcagtcgCAGTATTTCATACAATCAGCCACACAACTAcctcaaacaacaacaacaaaaacaacaacgacaGCAGGAACAGCCACAAATTGCTTCGGGCACAGCGGTGGGAGCAGGAGCGGTAGCAGCAGTGCCAGCCCACTGTCGCCGGCCAGTGGGCTAAGCGCCAGCCCGCTGTCGCCGCCGAGTGGAGGCATCAGCGCCAGCCCACTGTCGCCGCCCGGTGGCATCAGCGACATAAGCAAACTGTATCGGAAGTCGCCCTTCATGCAGCGCAAGCTGAGCAACGGAAACCCTCATCAttatcagcagcagcactacAAATACAGCGATGAGAGCCCCAAGAAGGAGTCGATGTTCAGCAGTATTG GCCAATCGATTCTACGCAATCTGACGACATCGCCCttcagccaaaagaaacaCAATTcaacatcgtcatcgtcggcaTCGACGACACCAACAGTAACAAAATCAACAGGAATAACAACACTGCCGCACAACAACCAAACCGCAACAACCACGGATAAAACAGCATCAGCAGCGCCAACGTCAACgcccacaacaacaacagcgacagcgacagcaccCAGCACGCCCCAATGGCGACTGCCAGCGGATAGTCCCTTAGCCTACGACAGCTGTGATAGTAGTAGTAATgtgaatgcgaatgcgaatacACTGACCTTGGGCCTATCCTCCCCCTCGCCATCGCTGCAGCGCAGGCTATTTCCCACAGAGATACAAACGCAGGCGGCAACAACAGGCTCGTCGGTGACTTTGCAGCTGAACAgccaactgcagcagcagcagcagcaacaaccacaGCGCCTGCAGCCAGGAAATCAAAGCCCCATAG TGTTGCAACGCTTCTACCATCAGCAGAACCAGCTCCGCGAGAAGGAGGCCGCCGAGCGGTACCAACAGCAGCGCCAGCAGCCAGTCGGCGGTACCAGCACGAATCCATTCCACAGCAACTACGTGCCGCCGCCGCCCTCGACGCACTCCACATCTAGTCAGTCGTCCACGCAGTCGACGTGCTCGCAGATTGCGGCCCCCCTCGCCAGCCTATCGCCGCCCGGAGCGACGgctgcggcggcggcagcgggaCACTTTGGGGTGGGCAGTGCGGAGCAGCTGCAGTACCAGCCGCTGCCCCTAACGACGGCGGAGGTGGCCACAAGTCCCAGATCTCCAGAGCAGCCGCAACCGCAGCCCctgcaccaccagcagcagcatccacagaTGGAGTATGGCGGTGGGGGAGGCGGTGGCTGTGGCGGGGGCGGTGGCGTTGGGGGATCGATGGTGGCCAGCAAGCTGAGCAAGCTGTATGCCCGTCGGCAGCTTTTGGGCCAGAGCTCGAGCAGCAGGGCGAGCAGCAACAGCCTGGACGCGAAGGAGCAGCACGATGCGG CCACGTCACCGGTGGCCAGCGCGGGTGAGCCACAgctacagccacagccacacctCCTACCCATGGAGTCCATGTCGAGTCCTGTTCAGCtccagtcgcagtcgcagttgcagttgcagtcgcAGCCACAAATGCAGTCGCAGGTACAGCCGCCGGCCTACAGGAGTGTCGTGAACAACGGAGGAGGTGGCAAGGCCTACTACTATCGCACCCTCTCCGcagcgagcagcagcagcaacacaaGCCAGAGCACCTCCCCTACCACGGAGCCGCTGGCAAGCAGCGCTGGCTTCCTGCGGCGCTATGCCAGCAGCGGTGCCGGTTCCGGAGGCGGGGGCAGCATCAGCACACCCCCCAGTCCGCACATCCTCGCAGGACTGGATCGCAGGCACCGCAGTCCGGATCCGCCGCCACGCTACAATCGCGGCCAGTCACCGTTGCTGCTACGCAAGAATCTGCTAGAGCTGAGTGGACAGCCGCCGGGCTCCCCCCTGCTCCATAGACG ATATGTGTCGGCGTCGCCGCCGTTGCCCCCGCCGCGACGCGGCTCTGAGAGCGTGCCCGGATCGCCGCAGCACTTCCGCACCCGCATCCACTACACCCCTGAGCCCCAGAGACGCATCTATCGCACCATAGATCAATGA
- the LOC108164891 gene encoding dual specificity mitogen-activated protein kinase kinase hemipterous isoform X1: MSTIEFETIGSRLQSLEAALQAQNESHEQIVLSRPRGGSSGVSGGSSSLARVQPAPAAPGSLAATSTTVGSAISIASRPAPPVPQPAQAPTAGVYGGTFIPPTTRSPRPTPNLPLSEAGTNRRRMILSLPTQPHPSETETDKKLKIIMAQTGKLNINGRQYPTDIHDLRHLGDLGNGTSGNVVKMLHVSSDTIIAVKQMRRTGNAEENKRILMDLDVVLKSHDCKYIVKCLGCFVRDPDVWICMELMSMCFDKLLKLSKKPVPECILGKVTVATVNALSYLKDKHGVIHRDVKPSNILIDERGNIKLCDFGISGRLVDSKANTRSAGCAAYMAPERIDPKKPKYDIRADVWSLGITLVELATARSPYEGCNTDFEVLTKVLDSEPPCLPSGEGFNFSHEFHDFVIKCLTKNHQDRPKYPELLVQPFIRTYETTKVDVPNWFQMVMETAGKRLRVNGDPTLKRPTTTTTTTTTTGAATTVGNGAAGEPGSGAPTAASVMGPGSGAAPTKYGRAAISYQAPSTMNPQKTIKPTQIPSYQQPQAHQHQQQQQQSQYFIQSATQLPQTTTTKTTTTAGTATNCFGHSGGSRSGSSSASPLSPASGLSASPLSPPSGGISASPLSPPGGISDISKLYRKSPFMQRKLSNGNPHHYQQQHYKYSDESPKKESMFSSIGQSILRNLTTSPFSQKKHNSTSSSSASTTPTVTKSTGITTLPHNNQTATTTDKTASAAPTSTPTTTTATATAPSTPQWRLPADSPLAYDSCDSSSNVNANANTLTLGLSSPSPSLQRRLFPTEIQTQAATTGSSVTLQLNSQLQQQQQQQPQRLQPGNQSPIVLQRFYHQQNQLREKEAAERYQQQRQQPVGGTSTNPFHSNYVPPPPSTHSTSSQSSTQSTCSQIAAPLASLSPPGATAAAAAAGHFGVGSAEQLQYQPLPLTTAEVATSPRSPEQPQPQPLHHQQQHPQMEYGGGGGGGCGGGGGVGGSMVASKLSKLYARRQLLGQSSSSRASSNSLDAKEQHDAGWFNTLAGAMKRQFATYVKTQLNSTATSPVASAGEPQLQPQPHLLPMESMSSPVQLQSQSQLQLQSQPQMQSQVQPPAYRSVVNNGGGGKAYYYRTLSAASSSSNTSQSTSPTTEPLASSAGFLRRYASSGAGSGGGGSISTPPSPHILAGLDRRHRSPDPPPRYNRGQSPLLLRKNLLELSGQPPGSPLLHRRYVSASPPLPPPRRGSESVPGSPQHFRTRIHYTPEPQRRIYRTIDQ; this comes from the exons ATGTCCACCATCGAATTCGAAACGATTGGCAGCCGACTGCAGTCGCTGGAGGCTGCGCTGCAGGCGCAGAACGAATCCCATGAACAAATCGTCTTATCGAGGCCGcgcggcggcagcagcggcgtcAGCGGAGGCTCCTCATCGCTGGCGCGTGTCCAACCAGCACCGGCAGCCCCCGGCAGCCTCGCCGCCACCTCCACCACAGTTGGATCGGCCATCAGCATAGCCTCTAGACCCGCGCCACCAGTTCCTCAGCCAGCGCAGGCCCCCACAGCGGGCGTCTATGGCGGCACCTTTATCCCGCCCACCACCAGGAGTCCGCGTCCCACTCCAAACCTGCCACTGT CCGAGGCTGGCACGAATCGGCGCCGTATGATCCTGTCGCTGCCCACACAGCCGCACCCCTCAGAAACGGAGACGGACAAGAAGCTGAAGATCATCATGGCCCAGACGGGCAAGCTGAACATAAACGGGCGCCAGTACCCGACGGACATCCACGATCTGCGGCACCTGGGCGACCTGGGGAACGGAACCAGTGGCAATGTGGTGAAGATGCTGCACGTGTCCAGCGATACGATCATTGCCGTGAAGCAAATGCGGCGCACGGGCAATGCGGAGGAGAACAAGCGCATCCTGAtggatctggatgtggtgctCAAGTCCCACGACTGCAAATACATTGTCAAGTGCCTCGGCTGCTTTGTGCGCGACCCGGACGTGTGGATCTGCATGGAGCTGATGTCCATGTGCTTCGACAAGCTGCTCAAACTCTCCAAGAAGCCGGTGCCCGAGTGCATTCTCGGCAAGGTCACAGTGGCG ACGGTCAACGCCCTGTCGTATCTGAAGGACAAGCACGGGGTCATCCATCGGGACGTGAAGCCCTCGAACATACTGATCGACGAGCGCGGCAACATCAAGCTCTGCGACTTTGGGATCAGCGGTCGTTTGGTGGACTCCAAGGCCAACACGCGCTCGGCTGGCTGTGCGGCGTACATGGCG CCGGAACGAATCGATCCAAAGAAACCAAAGTATGACATACGCGCCGATGTCTGGTCGCTGGGCATCACCCTCGTGGAGCTGGCCACTGCGCGATCCCCCTACGAAGGCTGCAACACGGACTTTGAGGTGCTCACCAAAGTGCTGGACTCGGAGCCGCCCTGCCTGCCCAGCGGCGAGGGCTTCAATTTTAGTCACGAGTTTCACGATTTTGTCATCAAGTG CCTCACAAAGAACCATCAGGATCGACCCAAGTACCCGGAGCTCCTGGTTCAACCGTTCATAAGGACCTATGAGACAACCAAAGTAGATGTTCCAAACTGGTTTCAGATGGTCATGGAGACGGCCGGCAAGCGGCTGCGCGTCAATGGCGATCCCACGCTGAAGAG accaacaacaacaaccacaacaacaacaacaacaggagCGGCAACAACAGTTGGAAATGGTGCAGCCGGAGAACCAGGATCAGgagctccaacagcagcatcagTGATGGGACCAGGATCAGGAGCAGCCCCAACAAAATACGGCAGAGCGGCAATATCCTACCAAGCTCCGAGCACCATGAATCCACAGAAGACAATAAAACCGACGCAGATACCAAGCTACCAGCAACCACAGgcgcatcagcatcagcaacagcaacagcagtcgCAGTATTTCATACAATCAGCCACACAACTAcctcaaacaacaacaacaaaaacaacaacgacaGCAGGAACAGCCACAAATTGCTTCGGGCACAGCGGTGGGAGCAGGAGCGGTAGCAGCAGTGCCAGCCCACTGTCGCCGGCCAGTGGGCTAAGCGCCAGCCCGCTGTCGCCGCCGAGTGGAGGCATCAGCGCCAGCCCACTGTCGCCGCCCGGTGGCATCAGCGACATAAGCAAACTGTATCGGAAGTCGCCCTTCATGCAGCGCAAGCTGAGCAACGGAAACCCTCATCAttatcagcagcagcactacAAATACAGCGATGAGAGCCCCAAGAAGGAGTCGATGTTCAGCAGTATTG GCCAATCGATTCTACGCAATCTGACGACATCGCCCttcagccaaaagaaacaCAATTcaacatcgtcatcgtcggcaTCGACGACACCAACAGTAACAAAATCAACAGGAATAACAACACTGCCGCACAACAACCAAACCGCAACAACCACGGATAAAACAGCATCAGCAGCGCCAACGTCAACgcccacaacaacaacagcgacagcgacagcaccCAGCACGCCCCAATGGCGACTGCCAGCGGATAGTCCCTTAGCCTACGACAGCTGTGATAGTAGTAGTAATgtgaatgcgaatgcgaatacACTGACCTTGGGCCTATCCTCCCCCTCGCCATCGCTGCAGCGCAGGCTATTTCCCACAGAGATACAAACGCAGGCGGCAACAACAGGCTCGTCGGTGACTTTGCAGCTGAACAgccaactgcagcagcagcagcagcaacaaccacaGCGCCTGCAGCCAGGAAATCAAAGCCCCATAG TGTTGCAACGCTTCTACCATCAGCAGAACCAGCTCCGCGAGAAGGAGGCCGCCGAGCGGTACCAACAGCAGCGCCAGCAGCCAGTCGGCGGTACCAGCACGAATCCATTCCACAGCAACTACGTGCCGCCGCCGCCCTCGACGCACTCCACATCTAGTCAGTCGTCCACGCAGTCGACGTGCTCGCAGATTGCGGCCCCCCTCGCCAGCCTATCGCCGCCCGGAGCGACGgctgcggcggcggcagcgggaCACTTTGGGGTGGGCAGTGCGGAGCAGCTGCAGTACCAGCCGCTGCCCCTAACGACGGCGGAGGTGGCCACAAGTCCCAGATCTCCAGAGCAGCCGCAACCGCAGCCCctgcaccaccagcagcagcatccacagaTGGAGTATGGCGGTGGGGGAGGCGGTGGCTGTGGCGGGGGCGGTGGCGTTGGGGGATCGATGGTGGCCAGCAAGCTGAGCAAGCTGTATGCCCGTCGGCAGCTTTTGGGCCAGAGCTCGAGCAGCAGGGCGAGCAGCAACAGCCTGGACGCGAAGGAGCAGCACGATGCGG GCTGGTTCAACACCCTCGCCGGCGCCATGAAGCGACAATTTGCCACCTATGTTAAAACCCAATTGAATTCCACAGCCACGTCACCGGTGGCCAGCGCGGGTGAGCCACAgctacagccacagccacacctCCTACCCATGGAGTCCATGTCGAGTCCTGTTCAGCtccagtcgcagtcgcagttgcagttgcagtcgcAGCCACAAATGCAGTCGCAGGTACAGCCGCCGGCCTACAGGAGTGTCGTGAACAACGGAGGAGGTGGCAAGGCCTACTACTATCGCACCCTCTCCGcagcgagcagcagcagcaacacaaGCCAGAGCACCTCCCCTACCACGGAGCCGCTGGCAAGCAGCGCTGGCTTCCTGCGGCGCTATGCCAGCAGCGGTGCCGGTTCCGGAGGCGGGGGCAGCATCAGCACACCCCCCAGTCCGCACATCCTCGCAGGACTGGATCGCAGGCACCGCAGTCCGGATCCGCCGCCACGCTACAATCGCGGCCAGTCACCGTTGCTGCTACGCAAGAATCTGCTAGAGCTGAGTGGACAGCCGCCGGGCTCCCCCCTGCTCCATAGACG ATATGTGTCGGCGTCGCCGCCGTTGCCCCCGCCGCGACGCGGCTCTGAGAGCGTGCCCGGATCGCCGCAGCACTTCCGCACCCGCATCCACTACACCCCTGAGCCCCAGAGACGCATCTATCGCACCATAGATCAATGA
- the LOC108164891 gene encoding dual specificity mitogen-activated protein kinase kinase hemipterous isoform X3, with protein MGPGSGAAPTKYGRAAISYQAPSTMNPQKTIKPTQIPSYQQPQAHQHQQQQQQSQYFIQSATQLPQTTTTKTTTTAGTATNCFGHSGGSRSGSSSASPLSPASGLSASPLSPPSGGISASPLSPPGGISDISKLYRKSPFMQRKLSNGNPHHYQQQHYKYSDESPKKESMFSSIGQSILRNLTTSPFSQKKHNSTSSSSASTTPTVTKSTGITTLPHNNQTATTTDKTASAAPTSTPTTTTATATAPSTPQWRLPADSPLAYDSCDSSSNVNANANTLTLGLSSPSPSLQRRLFPTEIQTQAATTGSSVTLQLNSQLQQQQQQQPQRLQPGNQSPIVLQRFYHQQNQLREKEAAERYQQQRQQPVGGTSTNPFHSNYVPPPPSTHSTSSQSSTQSTCSQIAAPLASLSPPGATAAAAAAGHFGVGSAEQLQYQPLPLTTAEVATSPRSPEQPQPQPLHHQQQHPQMEYGGGGGGGCGGGGGVGGSMVASKLSKLYARRQLLGQSSSSRASSNSLDAKEQHDAGWFNTLAGAMKRQFATYVKTQLNSTATSPVASAGEPQLQPQPHLLPMESMSSPVQLQSQSQLQLQSQPQMQSQVQPPAYRSVVNNGGGGKAYYYRTLSAASSSSNTSQSTSPTTEPLASSAGFLRRYASSGAGSGGGGSISTPPSPHILAGLDRRHRSPDPPPRYNRGQSPLLLRKNLLELSGQPPGSPLLHRRYVSASPPLPPPRRGSESVPGSPQHFRTRIHYTPEPQRRIYRTIDQ; from the exons ATGGGACCAGGATCAGGAGCAGCCCCAACAAAATACGGCAGAGCGGCAATATCCTACCAAGCTCCGAGCACCATGAATCCACAGAAGACAATAAAACCGACGCAGATACCAAGCTACCAGCAACCACAGgcgcatcagcatcagcaacagcaacagcagtcgCAGTATTTCATACAATCAGCCACACAACTAcctcaaacaacaacaacaaaaacaacaacgacaGCAGGAACAGCCACAAATTGCTTCGGGCACAGCGGTGGGAGCAGGAGCGGTAGCAGCAGTGCCAGCCCACTGTCGCCGGCCAGTGGGCTAAGCGCCAGCCCGCTGTCGCCGCCGAGTGGAGGCATCAGCGCCAGCCCACTGTCGCCGCCCGGTGGCATCAGCGACATAAGCAAACTGTATCGGAAGTCGCCCTTCATGCAGCGCAAGCTGAGCAACGGAAACCCTCATCAttatcagcagcagcactacAAATACAGCGATGAGAGCCCCAAGAAGGAGTCGATGTTCAGCAGTATTG GCCAATCGATTCTACGCAATCTGACGACATCGCCCttcagccaaaagaaacaCAATTcaacatcgtcatcgtcggcaTCGACGACACCAACAGTAACAAAATCAACAGGAATAACAACACTGCCGCACAACAACCAAACCGCAACAACCACGGATAAAACAGCATCAGCAGCGCCAACGTCAACgcccacaacaacaacagcgacagcgacagcaccCAGCACGCCCCAATGGCGACTGCCAGCGGATAGTCCCTTAGCCTACGACAGCTGTGATAGTAGTAGTAATgtgaatgcgaatgcgaatacACTGACCTTGGGCCTATCCTCCCCCTCGCCATCGCTGCAGCGCAGGCTATTTCCCACAGAGATACAAACGCAGGCGGCAACAACAGGCTCGTCGGTGACTTTGCAGCTGAACAgccaactgcagcagcagcagcagcaacaaccacaGCGCCTGCAGCCAGGAAATCAAAGCCCCATAG TGTTGCAACGCTTCTACCATCAGCAGAACCAGCTCCGCGAGAAGGAGGCCGCCGAGCGGTACCAACAGCAGCGCCAGCAGCCAGTCGGCGGTACCAGCACGAATCCATTCCACAGCAACTACGTGCCGCCGCCGCCCTCGACGCACTCCACATCTAGTCAGTCGTCCACGCAGTCGACGTGCTCGCAGATTGCGGCCCCCCTCGCCAGCCTATCGCCGCCCGGAGCGACGgctgcggcggcggcagcgggaCACTTTGGGGTGGGCAGTGCGGAGCAGCTGCAGTACCAGCCGCTGCCCCTAACGACGGCGGAGGTGGCCACAAGTCCCAGATCTCCAGAGCAGCCGCAACCGCAGCCCctgcaccaccagcagcagcatccacagaTGGAGTATGGCGGTGGGGGAGGCGGTGGCTGTGGCGGGGGCGGTGGCGTTGGGGGATCGATGGTGGCCAGCAAGCTGAGCAAGCTGTATGCCCGTCGGCAGCTTTTGGGCCAGAGCTCGAGCAGCAGGGCGAGCAGCAACAGCCTGGACGCGAAGGAGCAGCACGATGCGG GCTGGTTCAACACCCTCGCCGGCGCCATGAAGCGACAATTTGCCACCTATGTTAAAACCCAATTGAATTCCACAGCCACGTCACCGGTGGCCAGCGCGGGTGAGCCACAgctacagccacagccacacctCCTACCCATGGAGTCCATGTCGAGTCCTGTTCAGCtccagtcgcagtcgcagttgcagttgcagtcgcAGCCACAAATGCAGTCGCAGGTACAGCCGCCGGCCTACAGGAGTGTCGTGAACAACGGAGGAGGTGGCAAGGCCTACTACTATCGCACCCTCTCCGcagcgagcagcagcagcaacacaaGCCAGAGCACCTCCCCTACCACGGAGCCGCTGGCAAGCAGCGCTGGCTTCCTGCGGCGCTATGCCAGCAGCGGTGCCGGTTCCGGAGGCGGGGGCAGCATCAGCACACCCCCCAGTCCGCACATCCTCGCAGGACTGGATCGCAGGCACCGCAGTCCGGATCCGCCGCCACGCTACAATCGCGGCCAGTCACCGTTGCTGCTACGCAAGAATCTGCTAGAGCTGAGTGGACAGCCGCCGGGCTCCCCCCTGCTCCATAGACG ATATGTGTCGGCGTCGCCGCCGTTGCCCCCGCCGCGACGCGGCTCTGAGAGCGTGCCCGGATCGCCGCAGCACTTCCGCACCCGCATCCACTACACCCCTGAGCCCCAGAGACGCATCTATCGCACCATAGATCAATGA
- the LOC108165042 gene encoding dual specificity mitogen-activated protein kinase kinase 6, with translation MSRPRPRPQPISIHREPEQALVPPRNLDSRATIQIGDQTFDIDADSLERICDLGRGAYGIVEKMRHRQTDTVLAVKRIPMTVNIREQHRLVMDLDISMRSSDCPYTVHFYGAMYREGDVWICMEVMSTSLDKFYPKVFKHDLRMEESVLGKIAMSVVSALHYLHAQLKVIHRDVKPSNILINRAGQVKICDFGISGYLVDSIAKTIDAGCKPYMAPERIDPQGNPAQYDIRSDVWSLGISMIEMATGRYPYDNWRTPFEQLRQVVEDDPPRLPAGTFSPEFEDFIATSLQKEYMARPNYEQLLKHSFIVEHLQRNTDISEFVARILDLPDEQPQQPTK, from the exons ATGTCACGACCACGTCCGCGTCCCCAACCCATCAGTATCCACCGCGAACCGGAACAAGCTCT TGTCCCGCCACGGAACCTGGACTCCCGTGCCACCATCCAGATCGGGGACCAGACCTTTGACATAGATGCCGACAGCCTGGAGCGAATCTGTGATCTGGGACGAGGTGCCTACGGCATTGTGGAGAAGATGCGACATCGCCAGACGGACACAGTGCTGGCAGTAAAGCGTATACCGATGACCGTCAATATACGGGAGCAGCATCGTCTGGTCATGGACCTGGACATATCGATGCGATCCAGCGACTGCCCCTACACGGTTCACTTCTATGGGGCGATGTACCGCGAGGGCGACGTCTGGATCTGCATGGAGGTGATGAGCACCAGTCTGGACAAGTTCTATCCGAAGGTCTTCAAGCACGACCTGCGCATGGAGGAGAGTGTGCTGGGAAAG ATTGCCATGAGCGTGGTCAGTGCTCTCCACTATCTGCACGCCCAACTGAAGGTCATCCATAGAGATGTGAAGCCTTCGAACATACTGATCAATCGCGCCGGCCAGGTGAAGATCTGTGACTTTGGCATCTCAG GTTATCTGGTGGACTCCATTGCCAAGACAATCGATGCCGGCTGTAAGCCGTACATGGCCCCCGAGCGCATCGATCCACAAGGGAATCCTGCACAGTACGACATACGCTCCGATGTGTGGTCGCTGGGCATAAGCATGATTGAAATGGCCACCGGCCGCTATCCGTACGACAATTGGCGGACGCCATTCGAGCAACTGCGACAG GTGGTTGAAGACGATCCACCCAGGCTGCCAGCGGGCACATTCTCGCCCGAATTCGAAGACTTTATCGCCACCAGCCTGCAGAAGGAGTATATGGCGCGGCCCAACTACGAGCAGCTGCTGAAGCACAGCTTCATTGTGGAGCATCTGCAGCGCAATACGGACATTTCCGAGTTTGTGGCCAGGATACTGGATTTGCCGGACGAACAGCCGCAGCAACCGACAAAGTAG